In Dyella terrae, one DNA window encodes the following:
- a CDS encoding transcriptional repressor, with the protein MIVSEVNPVNQPASKTHSHHHHDHHDDAHSFVRAVEHASEERGLRLTPLRKEVLELVAAAGKPVKAYDLLDLLRERHGNAAPPTVYRALDFLLENGFIHKLESINAFVSCHHPAEAHQVPFLICDVCSSAQEVCDERVAELIEAQAKAFGFRPQAQTLEVHGICKNCRKDT; encoded by the coding sequence ATGATCGTGTCCGAGGTGAATCCCGTGAACCAGCCCGCCAGCAAAACGCACTCGCATCATCATCACGATCACCACGACGACGCTCACAGCTTCGTGCGTGCGGTCGAGCATGCCAGCGAAGAGCGTGGACTGCGCCTGACGCCGCTGCGCAAGGAAGTGCTGGAACTGGTGGCCGCCGCCGGCAAACCGGTCAAGGCTTACGATCTGCTCGATCTGCTGCGCGAACGTCATGGCAATGCCGCGCCGCCCACGGTATATCGCGCGCTGGATTTTCTGCTCGAGAACGGCTTCATCCACAAGCTGGAGTCGATCAACGCTTTCGTTTCCTGCCACCATCCGGCCGAAGCGCACCAGGTACCGTTCCTGATCTGCGATGTCTGCTCCAGTGCTCAGGAAGTGTGCGACGAGCGCGTGGCCGAGTTGATCGAGGCGCAGGCCAAGGCCTTTGGCTTCCGTCCGCAGGCCCAGACGCTCGAAGTGCACGGCATCTGCAAGAACTGCCGTAAGGACACGTGA
- the gltX gene encoding glutamate--tRNA ligase: MTVRTRFAPSPTGFLHIGGARTALYCWLEARRRGGEFILRIEDTDRERSTDAAVQAILDGMSWLGLTHDEGPIYQTHRLDRYKQVADELLKAGKAYYAYESKEEIEAMREAAMARGEKPRYNGYYRDRNEPYRDDPNRVMRFKNPVEGTVVFDDKVKGRIEWNNNELDDLVIFRSDGWPTYNFAVVVDDIDMGITEVIRGDDHVNNTPRQINIYHALGAPVPEFAHLPMILGPDGQKLSKRHGAVSVMQYRDDGFLPHALLNYLVRLGWSHGDQEIFSEEEMIRLFDVGDVNKAASRFDVTKLSWLNQHYLKSDDPQAIAPEFEHQLQLAGIDYSKGPKPADVIVALRDRVQTLKEMAERAKIWYGPIVEWDDKAVAKHLQNETALAVLKLARELVAGCEWTPEAIHQAVEQIAAKLELGMGKIAQPLRVAMTGTQVSPSIDHTVFLAGREEALSRIDVAIGKAGG, translated from the coding sequence ATGACCGTTCGCACCCGCTTTGCCCCCAGTCCCACCGGTTTCCTGCACATTGGCGGCGCGCGTACCGCGCTGTATTGCTGGCTGGAAGCCCGTCGTCGCGGCGGGGAGTTCATCCTGCGCATCGAGGACACGGACCGCGAGCGCTCCACGGACGCGGCCGTGCAGGCCATCCTTGACGGCATGTCGTGGCTTGGGCTGACGCACGATGAAGGCCCGATCTACCAGACCCATCGTCTGGATCGCTACAAGCAAGTGGCGGACGAACTGCTCAAGGCAGGCAAGGCCTACTACGCCTACGAGAGCAAGGAAGAGATCGAGGCGATGCGTGAGGCCGCCATGGCCCGTGGCGAGAAGCCGCGCTACAACGGCTATTACCGTGATCGCAACGAGCCGTACCGTGACGATCCGAACCGCGTCATGCGCTTCAAGAATCCCGTCGAAGGCACGGTGGTGTTCGACGACAAGGTGAAGGGCCGGATCGAGTGGAACAACAACGAGCTGGACGATCTGGTGATCTTCCGCTCGGATGGCTGGCCGACCTACAACTTCGCCGTGGTCGTGGACGACATCGACATGGGCATCACCGAGGTGATTCGCGGCGATGACCACGTCAACAACACGCCGCGTCAGATCAACATCTATCACGCCCTCGGTGCGCCGGTGCCAGAATTCGCGCATCTGCCGATGATCCTCGGTCCCGATGGCCAGAAGCTCAGCAAGCGCCACGGCGCGGTCAGCGTCATGCAGTACCGCGACGACGGTTTCCTGCCGCACGCGCTGCTCAATTACCTGGTGCGCCTGGGTTGGTCGCATGGCGATCAGGAAATCTTCTCCGAAGAGGAGATGATCCGCTTGTTCGACGTCGGCGACGTGAACAAGGCGGCGTCGCGTTTCGACGTGACCAAGCTGTCCTGGCTCAACCAGCACTACCTGAAGTCCGATGACCCGCAGGCCATCGCACCGGAGTTCGAGCACCAGCTGCAGCTGGCAGGCATCGACTACAGCAAGGGCCCGAAGCCGGCCGACGTGATCGTGGCGCTGCGTGATCGCGTGCAGACGCTCAAGGAAATGGCTGAGCGCGCGAAGATCTGGTATGGCCCGATCGTCGAATGGGACGACAAGGCCGTCGCCAAGCACCTGCAGAACGAGACCGCACTGGCCGTGCTGAAGCTGGCGCGCGAACTGGTCGCAGGGTGCGAGTGGACGCCGGAGGCGATCCACCAGGCCGTCGAGCAGATTGCCGCGAAGCTCGAGCTGGGCATGGGCAAGATTGCCCAGCCGCTGCGCGTGGCGATGACCGGCACGCAGGTGTCGCCGTCGATTGATCACACGGTGTTTCTGGCCGGGCGCGAGGAGGCGCTCAGCCGCATCGACGTGGCCATCGGCAAGGCGGGCGGCTGA
- a CDS encoding chloride channel protein produces the protein MSDYRRFQRLAELDIFSPVQWRRRVLFWTGAVVVGLAAVGFAQAADFAFGLFHRMVEHSRWWAFIVTPATFALLAWVTQGALKPTRGSGIPQAIAALHVEDEGFRRSLLSLRVAMGKMALTLVALLGGASVGREGPTVHVGAGLLYSLGRRFGFADPAAAGRFILAGSAAGLAAAFNTPLAGVVFAIEEMSGAFEHRMSGILLTAVIIAGVVSLGILGNYAYFGRLDMTLPLGQAWWAVLATGVVCGLAGGLFARLIVPHNHGLRGVMGRLRARSPVVFAACCGLALVLLSQLTNTGLYGTGYAQARAILEGHGDTVASFGVLKFFGNIASFWAGIPGGIFSPALAVGAGLGQNITALVPGADGSAVILLAMAGYLAGVTQAPLTATVISMELTANQQMALPIMATCLIARLCSSLFSHKPVYKALADKLIEQFEAEKARREAEPDPDDVSEAAAPTRNDSPDTP, from the coding sequence ATGAGTGATTACCGCCGTTTCCAGCGACTTGCCGAACTCGACATCTTTTCTCCCGTGCAATGGCGACGCCGTGTGCTGTTCTGGACCGGCGCCGTGGTGGTTGGCCTCGCAGCCGTAGGATTCGCCCAGGCGGCGGACTTCGCGTTCGGCCTGTTCCACCGGATGGTCGAACACAGCCGCTGGTGGGCCTTCATCGTGACGCCCGCCACCTTCGCCCTGCTGGCGTGGGTGACGCAAGGTGCACTGAAGCCGACACGGGGCTCGGGCATTCCGCAGGCCATCGCGGCACTGCACGTGGAAGACGAGGGTTTTCGTCGCAGCCTGCTTTCATTGCGCGTGGCCATGGGCAAGATGGCACTCACGCTCGTCGCATTGCTGGGTGGCGCCTCCGTCGGTCGCGAAGGCCCGACGGTACACGTCGGCGCAGGCCTGCTTTATTCGCTGGGCAGACGCTTCGGCTTTGCCGATCCCGCGGCGGCCGGCCGTTTCATCCTGGCCGGCTCGGCGGCCGGCCTCGCCGCCGCATTCAATACGCCGCTGGCCGGCGTCGTGTTTGCCATTGAAGAGATGAGCGGCGCCTTCGAACATCGCATGAGCGGCATTCTGCTCACCGCCGTGATCATTGCCGGCGTGGTGTCGCTGGGCATCCTTGGCAACTACGCCTACTTCGGCCGGCTCGACATGACGCTGCCGCTGGGACAAGCGTGGTGGGCCGTGCTCGCCACCGGCGTGGTCTGCGGACTGGCCGGCGGGCTCTTCGCACGCCTGATCGTCCCTCACAACCACGGCCTTCGCGGTGTCATGGGCCGGCTTCGTGCCCGCTCGCCGGTGGTGTTCGCCGCGTGCTGCGGCCTGGCACTGGTACTTCTCAGCCAGCTGACGAATACCGGGCTTTACGGCACCGGATACGCGCAAGCCAGGGCCATCCTCGAAGGCCATGGCGATACGGTTGCCAGCTTCGGCGTGCTGAAATTCTTCGGCAATATCGCGTCATTCTGGGCGGGCATCCCCGGTGGCATTTTCTCGCCCGCCCTGGCGGTGGGCGCGGGCCTGGGCCAGAACATCACCGCGCTCGTTCCAGGCGCAGACGGCTCGGCAGTCATCCTCCTTGCGATGGCCGGTTACCTGGCCGGCGTCACCCAGGCGCCGCTGACCGCGACGGTGATTTCCATGGAGCTCACGGCCAACCAGCAGATGGCACTGCCGATCATGGCAACGTGTCTGATTGCCCGGCTATGCTCGTCCCTTTTCAGCCACAAGCCCGTCTACAAGGCGCTGGCCGATAAACTGATCGAACAGTTCGAAGCCGAGAAGGCCCGGCGCGAAGCCGAGCCGGATCCCGACGACGTGTCGGAGGCTGCCGCCCCTACTCGAAACGACTCACCCGATACGCCATGA
- a CDS encoding glycosyltransferase family 4 protein translates to MRIGIVTETYPPEINGVALTVHSLAAGLASRGHTVDLIRPRQAKPFDDEPGIVATEMRGAALPRYPGLRFGLPAGRALKERWNRLRPDAIYVATEGPLGWSAVRAAKRLGIPVATGFHTRFDTYADHYGVGFLTQFVRRYMRNFHNRAVATLVPTQALASELGQLGVTTARLMRRAVDTQQFHPQHRDAALRASWGVDGNTPVVLYVGRIAPEKNLDLAVRAFRALQQHVPKARYVWVGDGPARPALEAAHPDFIFAGIQRGDALARYYASADLFPFPSLSETFGNVILEALATGLPVVAYEEGAAREHLTTGINGYRIEAGNEKAFIEATTTLGSNASLIRHMGRAAHASMASLSPDAVIREFETLLRDMAQEHSHGHPATAAHA, encoded by the coding sequence ATGCGCATCGGCATCGTCACAGAAACGTACCCGCCCGAAATCAACGGTGTTGCCCTCACCGTCCATAGCCTCGCCGCCGGACTGGCGTCGCGCGGGCATACCGTCGACCTGATTCGCCCCCGCCAGGCCAAGCCGTTCGATGACGAGCCGGGCATCGTCGCCACCGAAATGCGTGGCGCCGCGCTCCCCCGCTACCCGGGGCTCCGCTTTGGTTTACCCGCAGGACGCGCCCTGAAGGAACGATGGAATCGCTTGCGGCCGGACGCCATCTACGTGGCCACGGAAGGCCCTCTGGGCTGGTCGGCCGTTCGCGCCGCCAAACGCCTCGGCATTCCGGTCGCCACCGGTTTCCACACCCGCTTCGATACCTATGCCGATCACTACGGCGTGGGCTTCCTCACCCAGTTCGTGCGTCGCTACATGCGCAATTTCCACAATCGCGCCGTCGCCACGCTGGTGCCGACCCAGGCCCTGGCCAGTGAGCTTGGGCAGCTGGGCGTCACCACCGCGCGACTGATGCGACGGGCCGTGGATACGCAGCAGTTCCATCCACAGCATCGTGACGCCGCGTTGCGCGCTTCCTGGGGTGTCGATGGCAACACGCCGGTGGTCCTCTACGTCGGACGCATCGCGCCGGAAAAAAATCTTGACCTCGCCGTTCGCGCCTTTCGCGCCCTGCAACAGCACGTGCCGAAGGCGCGCTACGTGTGGGTGGGCGACGGTCCTGCGCGCCCGGCGCTCGAAGCCGCGCATCCAGATTTCATTTTTGCCGGCATCCAGCGTGGCGACGCGCTCGCCCGCTACTACGCCAGCGCCGACCTGTTCCCGTTCCCGAGCCTGAGCGAGACCTTCGGCAACGTCATCCTCGAAGCCCTGGCGACGGGCCTGCCGGTGGTTGCCTATGAAGAGGGCGCTGCGCGCGAACACCTCACCACCGGCATCAATGGCTACCGCATCGAAGCCGGCAACGAAAAGGCGTTCATCGAAGCCACCACCACGCTCGGCAGCAACGCCAGCCTGATTCGTCACATGGGCCGCGCGGCGCACGCCAGCATGGCCAGTCTTTCGCCCGATGCAGTGATCCGCGAGTTCGAAACCCTTTTGCGCGATATGGCCCAGGAGCACAGTCATGGACACCCTGCCACCGCTGCCCACGCCTGA
- a CDS encoding TonB-dependent receptor domain-containing protein, with product MRKTLMALALSTCLGALALPAQAADADTMADATTDKDTDKHGHKAKELEGVTVNAVPLGQQADQIVAPVAVLSGSALDDAKAGTLGETVAGIPGVQTTGLGKAVGRPVIRGMDGPRVAVLENGLGSQDVSNISQDHATSVEPFLADQIEVLKGPSTLLYGSGAIGGVVNVVDGRIPMRAPANGFAGRAEGRYDSGTDGKTGLFRADAGNDRFALHVDGMRRNDGNYDIPGGTQANSQVKTTSGAVGASVLGDWGYFGASVSRYLDTYGSPAEPGDVDDHGDHDHDEHDGHDHGEEAATIKLAQTRYDVKGGFYDPVAGIAKAEVSFGHNDYQHVEFEGSEVGTTFRTQANEGRILLTHEPLAGWEGAFGVQYIRRNFSAIGDETFVPPTTTKAWGIFLTEQREFGPIKVELGARTDRQTVSPDDQPRRSFSPSSFSAGASWRFADAWHLSLNLDRAQRAPAEEELFANGPHHASDTFEIGNPNLSKETANQAELALHFHGELVEGKVAVYTNRYDNFIYLADTGLEEDGMPVRTWSQHDATFRGAEAEATFHLARNDSGAWDLRAYGDTVRAKLTDGEGNLPRIPAGRLGTQLNWSRGDVRASVGAVRYFAQNKTADFETRTAGYTLVNAHAAWTFHNGESNQWEAFLDGTNLTNRKARLATSLFKDSVLMPGRSVSVGVRAFF from the coding sequence ATGCGCAAGACGTTGATGGCCCTCGCCCTGAGCACCTGCCTGGGCGCCCTAGCCCTTCCCGCCCAGGCAGCCGATGCCGACACCATGGCCGACGCCACCACCGACAAGGACACCGATAAGCACGGCCATAAGGCCAAGGAACTGGAAGGTGTCACCGTCAACGCCGTCCCGCTGGGCCAGCAGGCCGACCAGATTGTGGCGCCGGTCGCCGTCCTGAGCGGCTCAGCCCTGGATGATGCCAAGGCCGGCACGTTGGGCGAAACGGTCGCAGGCATTCCCGGCGTGCAGACCACGGGCCTGGGCAAGGCCGTGGGCCGCCCGGTCATCCGCGGCATGGACGGTCCCCGTGTCGCCGTGCTGGAAAACGGCCTCGGTTCGCAGGACGTCTCCAACATCAGCCAGGACCACGCCACGTCGGTGGAGCCCTTCCTCGCCGACCAGATTGAAGTACTGAAAGGTCCCTCGACGTTGCTGTACGGCTCCGGCGCCATCGGCGGCGTGGTCAATGTCGTCGACGGCCGCATTCCGATGCGCGCGCCGGCGAACGGCTTTGCCGGACGCGCGGAGGGTCGCTACGACTCTGGCACGGACGGGAAGACCGGCCTGTTCCGCGCCGATGCGGGCAACGATCGTTTCGCCCTGCACGTCGACGGCATGCGTCGCAATGACGGCAACTACGACATCCCCGGTGGCACGCAGGCCAACAGCCAGGTGAAAACGACATCGGGCGCTGTCGGCGCGTCCGTACTTGGCGATTGGGGATACTTCGGTGCGTCAGTATCGCGCTATCTCGACACCTACGGCAGCCCCGCCGAACCGGGCGACGTCGACGATCATGGCGATCATGATCACGACGAACACGACGGCCATGACCACGGCGAAGAAGCGGCCACGATCAAGCTGGCCCAGACGCGATATGACGTCAAAGGTGGCTTCTACGATCCGGTTGCCGGCATCGCCAAGGCCGAGGTGAGTTTCGGCCACAACGATTACCAGCACGTTGAATTCGAAGGCAGCGAAGTCGGCACGACGTTCCGCACGCAAGCGAACGAAGGCCGTATTCTGCTGACGCACGAACCACTCGCCGGCTGGGAAGGCGCCTTTGGCGTGCAGTACATCCGCCGCAACTTCAGCGCCATCGGCGACGAGACGTTTGTCCCGCCGACGACGACCAAAGCCTGGGGCATCTTTCTGACCGAACAGCGCGAATTCGGCCCCATCAAGGTCGAACTGGGTGCCCGTACGGATCGCCAGACAGTGTCGCCGGATGATCAGCCGCGCCGATCGTTTTCGCCGTCGAGTTTCTCAGCGGGTGCATCCTGGCGCTTCGCCGACGCATGGCATCTGAGCCTCAACCTCGATCGCGCACAACGTGCCCCGGCCGAGGAGGAATTGTTCGCCAACGGCCCGCACCACGCCTCGGATACGTTCGAAATCGGCAACCCCAACCTGAGCAAGGAAACCGCGAACCAGGCGGAGCTGGCCCTGCATTTCCATGGTGAGCTCGTCGAAGGCAAGGTGGCTGTCTACACCAACCGGTACGACAACTTCATCTACCTGGCCGACACGGGCCTGGAAGAAGACGGCATGCCGGTGCGTACGTGGTCGCAGCATGACGCCACTTTCCGTGGCGCCGAAGCGGAAGCGACCTTCCATCTCGCGCGCAATGACTCCGGTGCGTGGGATCTGCGCGCCTATGGCGACACGGTGCGCGCCAAGCTGACCGATGGCGAAGGCAATCTCCCCCGTATTCCTGCCGGTCGCCTCGGCACGCAGCTCAACTGGAGCCGGGGCGATGTGCGCGCCAGTGTCGGTGCCGTGCGTTACTTCGCCCAGAACAAGACCGCCGATTTCGAAACGCGCACGGCAGGCTACACGCTGGTGAATGCGCATGCCGCGTGGACATTCCACAATGGCGAATCGAATCAGTGGGAGGCGTTCCTCGACGGCACCAACCTGACCAATCGCAAGGCGCGACTGGCGACGTCGCTGTTCAAGGACAGCGTACTGATGCCGGGGCGCAGCGTGTCGGTGGGCGTACGGGCGTTCTTCTAA
- a CDS encoding MerC domain-containing protein translates to MDQPQVNKTRWWHAADRVGATASFLCALHCAALPFVLALLPLLGLEFLADHRFERGFVIFACVLALASLLGGYRRHRRTLPLRLAFPGLALLLIGVTFAERYSIGLHSALVTCGGLLVAAAHFINLRADGHRGHVHTSDCAH, encoded by the coding sequence ATGGACCAACCGCAAGTGAACAAAACGCGCTGGTGGCATGCCGCAGATCGCGTCGGTGCAACCGCGTCGTTTCTATGCGCGCTTCACTGCGCGGCATTGCCATTCGTTCTCGCGTTGCTGCCGCTATTGGGTCTTGAGTTCCTGGCGGATCACCGCTTCGAACGGGGCTTCGTGATCTTTGCCTGCGTGCTCGCGCTTGCCAGTCTGCTTGGCGGCTATCGACGCCATCGGCGAACCTTGCCGTTGCGTCTGGCGTTTCCCGGGCTGGCGCTTCTGCTCATCGGCGTCACGTTCGCCGAGCGCTATTCCATCGGCCTGCACAGCGCACTCGTCACCTGCGGTGGCCTGCTCGTGGCAGCAGCGCACTTCATCAATCTGCGTGCAGATGGTCATCGCGGACACGTCCACACGTCGGACTGCGCGCACTAG
- the hutI gene encoding imidazolonepropionase, with protein MTHTRWDTLFTHATLATFVGAEPYGLIRDGALAVKDGRIAWVSPHADLPHNASAAQVIDVGGAVMTPGLIDCHTHLVFGGNRAHEFDLRLNGASYEAIARSGGGIVSTVAATRHASEDELLAQSMGRAQALLRDGVTTIEIKSGYGLDLATERRMLRVARRIGEELGVTTRATFLGLHALPPEYKEQRDAYVALVCDEMLPALAAEGLIDAVDAFCESIGFTHGETQRVFERARALRLPVKLHAEQLSDLDGAALVAQYGGLSADHLEYLSDHGIDAMARAGTVAVLLPGAFYALRETKLPPIANLRHRSVPMAVATDCNPGTSPLLSLRMAAGMACTLFRLTPEEALRGITTHAARALGLDDRGTLALGQRADLAVWNVQQPAELCYWIAGDLLRAVYVEGKAHPLAT; from the coding sequence ATGACGCACACTCGCTGGGATACGCTCTTCACGCATGCCACGCTGGCCACCTTTGTCGGCGCCGAGCCTTACGGCCTGATTCGTGACGGCGCCCTCGCGGTGAAGGACGGGCGCATTGCCTGGGTCAGCCCGCACGCGGACCTGCCGCACAACGCGTCGGCGGCGCAGGTCATCGATGTCGGTGGCGCCGTCATGACGCCGGGACTGATCGACTGCCACACACACCTCGTCTTTGGCGGCAACCGCGCCCATGAGTTTGACCTGCGGTTGAATGGCGCCAGTTACGAAGCAATCGCACGCAGTGGCGGCGGCATCGTGTCAACGGTCGCCGCAACGCGCCATGCCAGCGAAGACGAACTGCTCGCACAGTCGATGGGCCGGGCACAGGCGCTGCTTCGCGATGGCGTGACTACCATCGAGATCAAGTCCGGCTACGGTCTGGACCTGGCCACCGAACGGCGCATGCTGCGTGTTGCGCGACGCATTGGCGAGGAACTGGGTGTTACCACGCGCGCCACATTCCTTGGGTTGCACGCCCTGCCGCCGGAGTACAAGGAACAGCGCGACGCCTACGTGGCGCTGGTGTGCGACGAGATGCTTCCCGCGCTTGCCGCTGAAGGGCTGATTGATGCCGTGGACGCTTTTTGCGAAAGCATCGGCTTCACGCATGGCGAAACGCAACGTGTGTTCGAACGCGCCAGGGCGCTGAGGCTCCCTGTCAAGCTGCATGCCGAACAGTTGTCCGATCTCGACGGCGCGGCCCTGGTCGCGCAGTACGGCGGCTTGTCCGCCGATCACCTGGAATACCTCAGCGACCACGGCATCGACGCCATGGCGCGCGCCGGTACGGTGGCCGTACTACTCCCAGGCGCGTTCTATGCCTTGCGCGAAACGAAGTTGCCGCCGATTGCCAACCTGCGCCATCGCAGCGTCCCGATGGCCGTGGCAACCGACTGCAATCCGGGCACGTCGCCCTTGTTGTCGCTGCGCATGGCGGCCGGCATGGCCTGCACCTTGTTCCGGCTGACGCCCGAAGAAGCGCTGCGGGGCATCACCACGCACGCCGCACGCGCGCTGGGCCTCGACGATCGCGGCACGCTGGCACTGGGCCAGCGCGCCGACCTTGCCGTGTGGAATGTCCAGCAACCGGCCGAACTCTGCTACTGGATCGCCGGTGACTTGCTTCGGGCCGTCTACGTCGAGGGCAAGGCACACCCCCTGGCGACCTGA
- a CDS encoding cation diffusion facilitator family transporter translates to MSSTHAHSHDHAHGHAHDHDHDHAHGHSRFSGKERKLAFAFVLTTLMMIAEVVGGLWSGSLALLADAGHMMVDALALLLAVLGAWMARRPADARRSYGYGRVEVLAGFLNALTQFALVAFIVYEAVVRLFQPAPILSGVMLIVASFGLVVNLIVLRTLHGHDHDDVNVAGAALHVLGDLLGSVAAILAALAVRWMGWLWADPALSILVSLLILNSAWRLLRRSAHILLEGVPEGLNTADIEMALRTADASISDVHHLHVWQLASGSRMATVHAELTVQGTADDAIRAINRVLDEKFGIRHVTVQIDPGPCGDAAHGCGSH, encoded by the coding sequence ATGAGCTCAACGCACGCCCATTCGCATGACCACGCCCATGGACATGCTCACGACCATGATCACGATCATGCGCACGGCCATTCCCGCTTCAGCGGCAAGGAGCGCAAGCTCGCGTTTGCCTTCGTCCTGACGACGCTGATGATGATCGCCGAAGTGGTGGGCGGACTCTGGTCGGGTTCGCTGGCGCTGCTGGCCGATGCGGGACATATGATGGTCGACGCGCTCGCGCTGCTGCTGGCGGTGCTCGGTGCGTGGATGGCGCGACGACCTGCCGATGCCCGTCGCAGCTACGGTTACGGTCGCGTCGAGGTGCTTGCGGGTTTTCTCAACGCACTGACGCAATTCGCGCTCGTGGCCTTCATTGTTTACGAGGCCGTCGTGCGTCTGTTCCAGCCGGCACCGATTCTCTCGGGCGTGATGCTGATCGTCGCCAGCTTCGGCCTGGTGGTGAACCTGATCGTGTTGCGCACGCTGCACGGGCATGACCATGACGACGTGAACGTCGCGGGTGCTGCCTTGCATGTGCTGGGCGACCTGCTGGGTTCGGTCGCTGCGATTCTTGCCGCGCTTGCCGTGCGCTGGATGGGCTGGCTCTGGGCAGACCCGGCGCTGTCGATCCTGGTTTCGCTGCTGATCCTCAACAGCGCGTGGCGGTTGTTGCGCCGCTCGGCGCACATCCTGCTCGAAGGCGTGCCGGAGGGGCTGAATACGGCCGACATCGAAATGGCGTTGCGAACGGCAGATGCGTCCATCAGCGATGTCCATCACCTGCATGTCTGGCAACTGGCCTCCGGCTCCCGCATGGCGACCGTGCATGCCGAATTGACCGTCCAGGGCACGGCTGACGACGCCATTCGCGCCATCAATCGCGTGCTGGACGAGAAGTTCGGCATCCGCCACGTGACGGTCCAGATCGACCCAGGCCCGTGTGGTGATGCGGCCCATGGTTGCGGAAGCCATTGA
- a CDS encoding helix-turn-helix transcriptional regulator, translated as MNSYEFTLKFQLPHEAADPESWIEALADAGCDDALVGVGQQGRIALDFARDAESAFVAVSSAVRDVQKAIPNAHLVEASPDFVGLTDVAEMAGFSRQNMRKLMTGHVATFPVPVHEGNPSLWHLAPVLAWLAEHQQRPVDTRLLDVAQVTMALNIARDATRLPGTTLPEHLAPLFG; from the coding sequence ATGAACAGCTACGAATTCACCCTCAAGTTTCAACTGCCCCATGAAGCAGCCGACCCGGAATCCTGGATCGAAGCGCTGGCCGATGCCGGATGCGATGACGCGCTCGTGGGCGTGGGACAGCAAGGCCGGATCGCTCTGGATTTTGCTCGGGACGCGGAGAGCGCGTTCGTCGCCGTCTCGTCGGCCGTTCGCGACGTGCAGAAGGCCATCCCCAATGCTCATCTGGTCGAAGCATCACCAGACTTCGTCGGCCTCACGGATGTGGCAGAGATGGCAGGTTTCTCCCGCCAGAACATGCGTAAGCTCATGACCGGACACGTCGCCACGTTTCCAGTTCCCGTCCATGAAGGCAATCCCTCGCTTTGGCACCTGGCCCCGGTTCTGGCATGGCTGGCCGAACACCAGCAACGACCCGTGGACACCAGATTGCTCGACGTGGCCCAGGTAACGATGGCTCTCAATATCGCCCGCGATGCAACGCGCCTGCCCGGCACCACCCTGCCCGAGCACCTGGCACCCCTGTTCGGCTGA
- a CDS encoding YegP family protein gives MSGKFELKKSSNGQFHFNLKAGNGEIILSSEMYTTHAAALNGIESVRKNAPTDERYERKNAKNGQPMFNLKAANHQVIGSSEMYSSERAREEGIESVKKNAPGAALDDEA, from the coding sequence ATGAGTGGCAAGTTCGAACTGAAAAAATCCAGCAACGGCCAGTTTCATTTCAATCTGAAGGCCGGCAATGGCGAAATCATCCTGAGCAGCGAGATGTACACGACGCATGCGGCAGCGCTGAACGGGATCGAGTCGGTGCGCAAGAACGCGCCCACCGACGAGCGCTATGAGCGAAAGAACGCCAAAAATGGCCAGCCCATGTTTAATCTCAAGGCGGCCAATCACCAGGTGATTGGTTCCAGCGAGATGTATTCAAGCGAGCGGGCGCGTGAGGAAGGCATTGAGTCGGTCAAGAAGAACGCGCCGGGTGCTGCACTCGACGACGAGGCCTGA
- a CDS encoding 30S ribosomal protein THX, with translation MGKGDRRTRRGKTYRGSYGNSRAHGVQPAVAGAKETVTKSAAVKKAAPKKKSA, from the coding sequence ATGGGCAAGGGCGATCGCAGAACCCGTCGTGGCAAGACCTATCGTGGCAGCTACGGCAACTCCCGTGCGCACGGTGTGCAGCCGGCAGTGGCCGGCGCCAAGGAAACCGTGACGAAGTCGGCTGCCGTGAAGAAGGCCGCGCCGAAGAAGAAGTCCGCCTGA
- a CDS encoding DUF4399 domain-containing protein, whose product MKRILLALALVTAAGATFAADTPALPVTKAPAGAEVYIISPKDGATVGQDVTVSFGLKGMGVAPAGVKKEGTGHHHLLIDVKELPAAGQPIPKDDNHVHFGNGQTETTIKLTPGTHTLQLELADENHIPFDPAVVSKKITIHVK is encoded by the coding sequence ATGAAACGCATCCTGCTTGCCCTGGCCCTCGTCACTGCGGCCGGCGCGACCTTTGCGGCCGATACGCCCGCGCTTCCGGTCACCAAGGCCCCGGCCGGTGCCGAGGTCTACATCATCTCGCCCAAGGATGGCGCCACGGTTGGCCAGGACGTCACCGTCAGCTTCGGCCTCAAGGGCATGGGCGTTGCTCCGGCTGGCGTGAAGAAGGAAGGTACGGGCCACCATCACCTGCTGATCGACGTGAAGGAACTGCCGGCCGCCGGCCAGCCGATTCCGAAGGACGACAATCACGTCCATTTCGGCAATGGCCAGACCGAAACGACGATCAAACTGACTCCGGGTACGCACACGCTGCAGCTGGAGCTGGCGGACGAAAACCACATTCCGTTTGATCCGGCCGTGGTATCGAAGAAGATCACGATCCACGTCAAATGA